The following proteins are co-located in the Syngnathus scovelli strain Florida chromosome 21, RoL_Ssco_1.2, whole genome shotgun sequence genome:
- the h1-0 gene encoding histone H1.0: MAETSASPAKAKKTPKPKKPASHPKYSDMIQAAIVHDASRNGASRQSIQKFVRKNYKVGDNADVQIKMALKRLVNSGMLRHTKGIGASGSFRLTKPDDAKKSIKKPAAAKSKKATKAPAKPAKKVSKPKKVSKAPEKPKKAVAKKIKPAAVKRGKLRKVKKAATPKKTLAAKVSKPKPKVVKRAVKSKPKPAKKAAKGGKRK; this comes from the coding sequence ATGGCAGAGACATCGGCATCTCCGGCGAAAGCCAAGAAAACGCCTAAGCCCAAGAAGCCCGCTTCTCATCCCAAATACTCGGACATGATCCAAGCGGCCATCGTGCACGACGCCAGCCGAAATGGAGCGTCCCGTCAGTCCATCCAGAAATTCGTGCGCAAGAACTACAAGGTGGGCGACAATGCCGACGTCCAGATCAAGATGGCCCTCAAGCGGCTGGTGAACTCCGGGATGCTGCGCCACACCAAAGGCATCGGCGCGTCCGGATCCTTCCGACTCACCAAGCCGGACGACGCCAAAAAGTCCATCAAGAAACCGGCCGCGGCCAAGAGCAAGAAGGCCACCAAAGCACCAGCTAAGCCTGCCAAGAAGGTGTCCAAGCCCAAGAAGGTGAGCAAGGCACCGGAGAAGCCCAAGAAAGCGGTCGCCAAGAAGATAAAACCGGCCGCGGTCAAGAGGGGCAAGCTGAGAAAAGTGAAGAAAGCGGCGACGCCGAAGAAGACCCTGGCGGCTAAGGTGAGCAAGCCCAAACCCAAAGTGGTCAAGAGGGCAGTCAAGTCCAAACCCAAGCCCGCAAAGAAGGCCGCTAAAGGGGGCAAAAGGAAGTGA
- the rhot2 gene encoding mitochondrial Rho GTPase 2 — translation MKQDVRILLLGEPMVGKTSLIMSLVGEEFPEEVPSRAEEITIPADVTPEKVPTHIVDYSEKEQGDETLREEILKANVICVVYDVTNEDSIEKIKTKWIPLVNGDAEKGNKVPIILVGNKSDLRSGSSMETIVPIMNQFSEIETCVECSARNLKNISELFYYAQKAVLHPTAPLYDPEDKQLKPPCVRALSRIFYISDQDNDRILSDAELNAFQKSCFGNPLAVQALEDVKTVVWKNICDGVQDNGLTLNGFLFLNTLFIQRGRHETTWTILRKFGYDDNLELTDDYLYPALRVPAGCTTELNHLGQQFLQRLFEKYDEDKDSALSPAELKNLFCACPYMPWGAEVYATVPTTAEGYISNHGYHCQWKLSAYLDIHRCLEHLGYLAYPIVTEQESQTAAVTVTRERSDDLAKRQTQRSVFLCKVIGQRGTGKTTFLQAFLGRSAVNNPGSGDGGAFSPFAINTVQISNQEKSLILHEVDVEADFLKESDSRCDVACLMYDTSDPHSFDYCASIYKQHYMESDIPCVLVASKQDLPEVKQFHGVTPAEFCFKHKLPPPLPFSHTFLKSTTENIFTRLAWAAVYPHLNGSGMRNTSFWLRVALGSAVLAVVGFTIFRVAVRLK, via the exons ATGAAGCAGGATGTGAGGATACTTTTGCTGGGGGAAC CCATGGTGGGGAAGACTTCCCTCATCATGTCCTTGGTTGGAGAGGAGTTCCCCGAGGAG GTTCCGTCTCGAgctgaagaaatcaccatcccGGCTGACGTCACACCAGAGAAAGTGCCCACACACATTGTGGACTACTCGG AAAAAGAGCAGGGTGATGAGACCCTTCGGGAAGAGATTCTCAAG GCCAATGTGATATGTGTAGTCTATGATGTCACCAATGAGGACTCGATAGAGAAG atcAAGACAAAATGGATACCTTTAGTCAACGGCGATGCAGAAAAAGGAAACAA AGTTCCAATCATCCTCGTGGGGAACAAGTCGGATCTGCGCTCGGGCAGCTCCATGGAAACCATTGTCCCCATCATGAACCAGTTCTCTGAGATTGAAACGTGCGTGGAG TGCTCAGCTCGCAATCTCAAAAACATATCAGAGCTGTTCTACTACGCACAGAAGGCAGTCCTTCACCCCACCGCCCCTCTGTACGACCCTGAGGATAAACAG CTCAAACCTCCGTGCGTCAGAGCGCTCAGTCGAATCTTTTACATCTCCGACCAGGACAACGATCGTATCCTCAGCGACGCTGAGCTCAACGCTTTTCAG AAATCTTGTTTTGGAAATCCGCTGGCGGTGCAagccctagaagatgtgaagacAGTTGTGTGGAAAAACATTTGTGATGGTGTGCAGGACAATGGCCTGACCTTAAATg GTTTCTTGTTCCTTAATACATTATTTATCCAGCGAGGCCGACATGAAACCACATGGACGATCCTCAGGAAGTTTGGTTACGATGACAACCTCGAACTGACCGACGACTACCTTTACCCCGC CCTCCGGGTTCCTGCGGGCTGTACCACTGAACTCAATCATCTGGGTCAGCAGTTCCTGCAGCGGCTGTTTGAGAAGTATGATGAA GATAAAGACTCTGCGCTGTCCCCAGCAGAGCTCAAGAATCTGTTCTGCGCTTGTCCTTACATGCCGTGGGGCGCCGAGGTCTACGCGACTGTCCCGACTACCGCGGAAGGTTACATCTCCAATCACGGCTATCACTGTCAGTGGAA GCTTTCTGCTTACCTGGACATCCACCGTTGCCTGGAGCACCTCGGGTACCTGGCCTATCCGATCGTCACAGAGCAGGAATCGCAGACTGCTGCGGTCACGG TAACAAGAGAGAGAAGCGACGACCTGGCAAAGCGCCAAACGCAGCGCTCGGTCTTTCTGTGCAAGGTGATCGGACAGCGGGGGACCGGCAAAACTACCTTTCTACAGGCCTTCCTTGGCCGCAGCGCCGTG AACAACCCTGGTAGCGGCGACGGCGGCGCCTTTTCCCCCTTCGCCATCAACACGGTCCAAATCAGCAATCAAGAGAAGTCCCTGATT CTCCATGAGGTGGACGTAGAGGCGGACTTCTTGAAGGAGTCAGACTCCCGCTGTGACGTCGCCTGTCTCATGTACGACACCAGCGACCCGCATTCCTTCGACTACTGCGCCAGCATATACAAG caacactacatggagagcgACATCCCATGTGTGTTGGTGGCCTCTAAGCAAGACCTCCCCGAAGTCAAGCAATTCCACGGAGTTACGCCAGCCGAGTTCTGCTTCAAGCACAAGCTGCCTCCGCCGTTGCCTTTCTCCCACACATTTCTCAAATCCACCACCGAGAACATCTTCACTAGACTTGCCTGGGCCGCTGTGTACCC ACACCTAAACGGCTCAGGCATGAGGAACACGTCCTTCTGGCTGAGAGTGGCGTTGGGCTCAGCTGTGCTTGCCGTTGTGGGTTTCACTATTTTCAGAGTGGCTGTCAGACTGAAATGA